DNA sequence from the Leptospira limi genome:
TAAAGATAAGAACAAGGGAGAAGTGTACTAAATACCCACCATATCGTCTTTTGTTTTTAAGAAGTAAGTTTAGCCCAGCTCGTAACAAAGATTCATCTTTGTGTTCATCTCGTCTTGCTTTGATTCCTCGGTAGTATTCTTGGATGATCCCGGCAATGGTAAATACACCAATTCCGACTGTGAGAACGGAATACACTTCTGCTAAAACATCTCCGTACTTGGAATCGGGTTTTGTAAAGTTTTGTGAATAAAACAGGATGTAGAGTCCACCACCCAAAATTCCAAATAGGAAAGGTTTGAGTAAGGTAGAAAAAAATACTGCTCCAGCACCTTTTCGCCAAGCAAGTAATGGTGCTGAACCCATGAGTAATAATAAAAAGATCCCTGCAGGAACACCCCAAGAATTAAACCAAGGAGCTTTAAATTCTTTACCATAGAGGAGAGGGGAAAATACACCTAACAAAATAGCTGCGGTCGAAAGTACCAAAAGAAAGTTGTTTAATAAAAAACTTCCTTCTTTGGAGGTGATAGCTTCTAAGTTTCGTTCTGGTGTGAGGTTTTTCCTTCGGTAGATCACAAACCCTGTGAAAAACAAAAAACTTGCGATGATATAAACGATAAACGGAGTCCCGATTGTCGATTTGGAAAAACTATGAGGACCTTCGAGAACACCTGAACGAGTGATCCATGTGCCAAGTAAACTAAAGTGAAAGGCAAGGATCACGAGTAACATATTCCAAAACTTCAACATTCCTCGACGTTCTTGGATAACAACAGAATGAACAAAGGCACTTGTGAGTAACCAAGGCATTAACGATGCGTTTTCGACTGGGTCCCATGCCCAATACCCACCCCAACCTAACTCTTCGTAGGCCCATTTGGATCCGAGTAAAATTCCTGTACCGAGAAAAAACCAAGAAAACAAAGTCCATTTACGAATGAACTTCATCCAATCTTCTGAAAGTTGGCCCGATACAAGTGCTGACATTGCAATTGCAAATGGTATGGAGATACTCACATAACCAATATAAAGAATGGGAGGGTGGATGATCATGGCCCAGTGTTGGAGGAGGGGATTCAGTCCTCTTCCTGCCGCTGCTTCGGGAACAAATTCGCGGAATGGTTGAGCGTCTCCATAAAACACAGCGAGGAAACTAAAAAAACCAGATAAAACCGCAAGGATGAGATTCATCATTGGGATTCGGTCTTCTATGGACTTACGAGTTTGCCATAACACGATGAAGGTGAAAACATTTAAAATCAAATTCCAAAACAGTAAACTACCCGATGACCCAGACCAAATAGAAGTCATTTTATAAAATAAAGGGAGATGTTCGCTGGAATGCATCACCACATAATAGTTGCTATAGTCTGATCTGACAAGTTGTGTGAGTAAAACGACAAAGGTTAATACAATGACAAATGGATTTGTCATAAGGGCCAAACGACCTAGTTCCACAGCTTTTCGTTCTTTTGAAATGATTCCGTAGATGGTTTGGATGGCAGAAAAAATTAAAATGGCGAGAGATGCAGAAAGTAATATGGTTCCTAAATTATTCATTTTTCCTCAGCATACCCTGCTTCATATTTGGAAGCACATTTCGCTTCGACGTGACTTGCAACAAGGACTCCCTTTTCTAATTTTCCATCCACTCGTGCCCTTGCTCCTTCTTTAAAAGCATCTGGCAAAAGTGTTTCTCCTGTAAAAAAAACAGGGATGATTTGGTCGTTGAGTTCCAAATCAAATTTTGCTTTTTTCCCTTCACGCACCAAACTCCCTACGCGAACAAATCCCCTCACTCGTAAGTTTTGTTCCGAGTATTTTGTGGGATTGGCAGCAAGTTCAGAAGCATCGAGGAGAAGATACGATGTTTCTTGTGAGGAAAAATAAGCAATGCCTCCAAGAGAGATTGCAATGAGGAATAAAAGGGTTAAAAACTTACGATTCATAGTCCATTCTTTAGACGAAATCACGTCTTTCCTCTAAGCTCTCTGATTGGTAGTTTCGGTCAAACAAAAAGGTTATAGGGAATCATTCGGAAAAACCTGATTTAAAGGTAGGATTTGGCACGGTAAACAAAATACCCAACCCATTCCTTTATCGCAAATGTAGTCGTATCAAGATAACCAGCTGATGGTAAAAACAATTCAAAGGCACCAGAATCCATTTGAAATGATCTATAATCGGTTGGGAAAAGGAACGCATTTAAATTTTGTTTTTGGAAACAACCAGATGCACGTTTCATATGAAAGGCTGAAGTGATCAGGATATAGGTTTTAAAATTTAATTTCTCCACGATTTTTTTCGTTTCAACTGCATTTTCATATGTATTTCTGGAATTGTTTTCTAAGATGATGTCGGATTCTTTTACACCTAAATCGATTAACAACGATTTGGCTAAGTTTGCCTCGCGGAATTCGTCAGACAATAACAAACCAGACCCACCAGTAAATAGGATTTTTTTGACTTTGCCTGCATTGTAAAGGCGAACAGCATCTGTGATTCGGTCTGCAGAATCTGTGAGTTCAGGCCTTGCCTTTACGGAAGAAATGGTTTGGATCATTCCACCGAGAACAATGGCTACATCCGCATTGGGAGCATCCTGGATGGAAATAGGAGGATAATCTTTTTCCAGACTAGATACAAGTGAATTGGCAATGTAAGAACTGGAAGTGAGATATAAAAACAAACAAACGAGAAAAAAAAGAAACTTCGTTTTCTTTGGTTTGATGCGAAACAATAGATACAAACAAAAGAGGAAAAAAACAGGTAAGGGGTAAAGAAATATGGTAAGAACTTTTGAGAAAATGAAAAATAAGGAATCCATAATCTAAGGATTGGAACCACCGCCAGTTTTACCAGTCCAAATCAGGACCAAGAACTCCTATTCCACTTCCCCAATATTGAGAAGGGTGGGGGTAACGAACAGAGACACCAAGTGGAGAACGTGAGTATTTCCAATCCCTTGCGATCTGTTTTCTCAATTGTATTTGTTCTTCTGAAACTCCTATTTCTGGATCATTTAAGAACTGTTTGGTGAGCTCAACCCATTCTTTGATTGCTGCTGGATTTTGTTTTTTTAAATCTTGGATGAGGATTCGTAGTTCGAACTCAGCGTCTTCCCTGAGATCCCTTGCAATTTCTGAAATTTCGGCATTGGAACCAAAAACAGTTTCGTTTCCTTCCGTACGATCGACTGCATCTCTCCATTTTGCATAGGCGATGAACAAATTTTTTGTTTCGTCAAATCGATACATTATAGTATGAGATTTTGCTTTGGATTCAGAAAAAGGCAATCGAAAAATGAAGCTTTCCATTTTTGCTTCTTAACAGTCTAAACTTCGTGAAATGGAAAAACGTAATCTCCCTTCTTTTGTCAATTGGATTGTCGACAAACATCCTTTCTGATTCCAAAATCCTAAAAACACACCATGCCGAATCCGGATTCCAGAACCCAAATCCTGATTTCAAACGAAAAGGTTTCTGGGATGTTTTTGCATGGCAATGGGATCGGTTTTTTTTACCGTACAGTTTGGACGCTAAAGCCTATCCAGAGTTTCCCATCCTAAAAAATGATGGAAGTCTCTTACAAAAGAATCAATCCAAACTATCGGTGACTTGGGTTGGACATGCGACAACTCTTGTCCAAATGGATGGAGTGAATATCCTCACAGATCCTATCTGGAGTGAAAGATGTTCTCCACTCAGTTTTGCTGGTCCAAAACGATACACTCCACCTGGAATTTCGATCACTAATTTACCAAAAATTGATATCATCATCTTATCTCATAATCATTACGATCATACTGATATCCCCACTTTAAAAATCTTAGAAGAAACATTCCATCCCTTGGTTCTCACTGGACTTGGGAATCGAAAATTATTGTTAGGTGCTGGACTGAAACATGTAAAAGAATTGGATTGGTGGGAAGAAGTAACATTTCGTTCGCTAAAATTAACTTTCACTCCGACACAACATTTTAGTGGCAGAAGTCTTTTTGACCGTGATGAAACTTTATGGGGGAGTTTTATGGTCGTCGGTGCAAAAGAGAAAGTTTATTTTGCAGGTGATACTGGGTATTACACTCATTTTAAAGAGATCGCAAACCATTTTGGTCCCATCGACATTGCGATTTTACCAATTGGTGCGACAGAACCAAGATGGCTTATGGAACCAGTCCACATTGATCCAAACCAAGCAGTGCTCAGTTTTTTAGATCTAAAGGCAAAATACCTAGTTCCGATGCATTATATGACCTTTGTTTTATCGGACGAACCTCTTGATTCTCCTGTGCCCCGCACAAAAGAGGCATTGAAACAATCGGGAATCTCCGAATCGGCATTTGTTCCTTTAAAAATTGGAGAATCACGCTTTTTTTAGTTCCAAGTGATTTCTCTTTCGGGTATGCTGTCCTAAAAAAAATAGGATGGTGAGCACGTTGAAGAAGCTTCTCACATTGATGGTTTTCCTGGTATGTTTGTCTGCGACAACTTCCGGGATATTTGCCGAAGAACCAACTCCGGTTCCAACCGAGACAACAACACAAGAGGAAACTGGGCATTCCTCTCATGGTGAATCCGTTCACGAAGAACTCCCATATTGGACAGTATTACCTTTCGTGGCAATTCTCCTTTCCATTGCAATTTTGCCTGTTGCCTCTCACAAAACAGCGCATTGGTGGGAAGACAATAATAACAAACTCATTTTAGCTGTAGGGCTTGGAGCGATCTCTTTTGTTGTATTACTTGTTTATGGTTATAGCCATAACATAGTACACACTGTATTCTTTGATTATATCCCCTTTATCATTTTACTCGGTTCCTTGTTTTATATTTCCGGTGGAATTGTGATTAAAGGTGATATCCATGCAACTCCACTGAACAACACATTGTATCTTTTAATTGGTGCGGCTCTTGCTTCTTTTATTGGAACAACTGGTGCATCAATGTTACTCATTCGTCCTTTGTTAAAAACAAATAGCGAAAGAAAACATGTTGTTCATACTGTTGTGTTTTTTATTTTCCTTGTTTCCAATATTGGTGGTTCTTTAACTCCACTCGGAGATCCTCCATTGTTTTTAGGTTACCTCAAAGGTGTTCCTTTCACTTGGACTTTTAAGTTATTACCTGAGATGTTATTGGCAGTTGCGATCCTACTCACTGTTTACTTTGTTTGGGATACAATGGCTTATAAAAAAGAAACCAAAAAAGATCTCAAACGTGATGATAAACTCGCAACTCCTTTTTCCATTGGTGGGCAAGTGAACTTCATTTGGTTACTCGGTGTGATTTTGGCAGTTGCTTTTTTAAACAGTAACTACATCCCACAAATCAACGAAACTCCAACACTTGGATTCATCCGTGAAGCAGTGCTTGTTATCCTCATTGGTCTTTCCAAATTTACTTCGAAAGAAACAGATCGAAAGTTTAATAACTTTACTTTACATCCCATCCAAGAAGTGGCTTACCTCTTCATTGGAATTTTCATCACGATGATTCCTGCTCTTGTACTACTCGAAGCACATGGAAAAGAACTTGGGATCACTGAAAATTGGCAATTTTTCTGGGCAACTGGTGCATTTTCTTCCGTATTGGACAATGCTCCTACGTACTTAACGTTTGGTTCCCTTGCATCAGGTCTTCTCACTCCAGCAGGATCTGCTCCTCTCACTCTTGGCCAATTCATTGGAAACGTCCAAGCAGAAGAGATCTTAAAAGCAATTTCAGTAGGTGCTGTGTTTATGGGTGCCAATACATATATAGGTAACGCTCCTAACTTTATGGTGAAGTCAGTTGCAGAAGAAAACAAAGTGAAGATGCCTTCTTTTGGTGGGTATTTAGCATATTCAATGGGAATTTTAGTTCCTGTTTTTATCCTCCTCACTTTTATTTTCTTCGTCTAAGTTGTAACAACACCAGGGAAACTTTCCCTGGTGTTCTATCATTTCATGTTTCTCCAATTATCTGAATTATATTCTTTATCTCACTCTGGTTCGTTTTCGCATCTTTCGGAAAGGAAGGAAAGATTAGAACAAGAACGTAAAACACTCGAATCTATTTTGTCCTCATCCAAAGAGAAACTCATCTATGGCATTCACACGGGATTTGGTCCACATGCATTCACTTCCAATGAAGAATTGGAACTCATTCAAAAATCACTGATCTATCATTTAACCGTAGAGCCAGTGTTAACTGGTGATGGAATTCCTCATTCTCATTTACACCACAATGAAGCAAGGGTTGTACTGGCAGCAAGACTCTTTAGTTTATCACTTGGTGGTTCTGGGATTCGGTATGAAACCTTAGAAATTTTAAACGAGCTCCTCAAATTGGATTGTATTCCCATCATACCAGAAAGAGGTTCTCTCTCTGCATCGGGAGATTTAATCCCACTCAGTTATATTCCATTGGCTCTCCTAGGTGAATCTGGATTCACGGGCAAAGGAAAGGAGTTAGGCCCCACAAAGTTAAATGGAAAACGATCAGAAATCAAAGGCCTTCCTTGGACCCCACAACCAAAAGAAGCCATCTCACTTACCAATGGGACTAGTTTTACAACAGCCCTTCTAGGTTACCAAGTGATGGAATTTCGGAATTTGTTTTTGTTAACCATTGAGATTTTACAATATCTTTTCCATTACCATTCTGTTTTCCCAGATGCCTTCCATCCAGAATACCACAAACACAAACAATTTAAGGGACCTA
Encoded proteins:
- a CDS encoding YdcF family protein produces the protein MDSLFFIFSKVLTIFLYPLPVFFLFCLYLLFRIKPKKTKFLFFLVCLFLYLTSSSYIANSLVSSLEKDYPPISIQDAPNADVAIVLGGMIQTISSVKARPELTDSADRITDAVRLYNAGKVKKILFTGGSGLLLSDEFREANLAKSLLIDLGVKESDIILENNSRNTYENAVETKKIVEKLNFKTYILITSAFHMKRASGCFQKQNLNAFLFPTDYRSFQMDSGAFELFLPSAGYLDTTTFAIKEWVGYFVYRAKSYL
- a CDS encoding sodium:proton antiporter, with the translated sequence MKKLLTLMVFLVCLSATTSGIFAEEPTPVPTETTTQEETGHSSHGESVHEELPYWTVLPFVAILLSIAILPVASHKTAHWWEDNNNKLILAVGLGAISFVVLLVYGYSHNIVHTVFFDYIPFIILLGSLFYISGGIVIKGDIHATPLNNTLYLLIGAALASFIGTTGASMLLIRPLLKTNSERKHVVHTVVFFIFLVSNIGGSLTPLGDPPLFLGYLKGVPFTWTFKLLPEMLLAVAILLTVYFVWDTMAYKKETKKDLKRDDKLATPFSIGGQVNFIWLLGVILAVAFLNSNYIPQINETPTLGFIREAVLVILIGLSKFTSKETDRKFNNFTLHPIQEVAYLFIGIFITMIPALVLLEAHGKELGITENWQFFWATGAFSSVLDNAPTYLTFGSLASGLLTPAGSAPLTLGQFIGNVQAEEILKAISVGAVFMGANTYIGNAPNFMVKSVAEENKVKMPSFGGYLAYSMGILVPVFILLTFIFFV
- a CDS encoding MBL fold metallo-hydrolase, which codes for MKWKNVISLLLSIGLSTNILSDSKILKTHHAESGFQNPNPDFKRKGFWDVFAWQWDRFFLPYSLDAKAYPEFPILKNDGSLLQKNQSKLSVTWVGHATTLVQMDGVNILTDPIWSERCSPLSFAGPKRYTPPGISITNLPKIDIIILSHNHYDHTDIPTLKILEETFHPLVLTGLGNRKLLLGAGLKHVKELDWWEEVTFRSLKLTFTPTQHFSGRSLFDRDETLWGSFMVVGAKEKVYFAGDTGYYTHFKEIANHFGPIDIAILPIGATEPRWLMEPVHIDPNQAVLSFLDLKAKYLVPMHYMTFVLSDEPLDSPVPRTKEALKQSGISESAFVPLKIGESRFF
- a CDS encoding cytochrome c maturation protein CcmE domain-containing protein; protein product: MNRKFLTLLFLIAISLGGIAYFSSQETSYLLLDASELAANPTKYSEQNLRVRGFVRVGSLVREGKKAKFDLELNDQIIPVFFTGETLLPDAFKEGARARVDGKLEKGVLVASHVEAKCASKYEAGYAEEK
- a CDS encoding heme lyase CcmF/NrfE family subunit, with the protein product MNNLGTILLSASLAILIFSAIQTIYGIISKERKAVELGRLALMTNPFVIVLTFVVLLTQLVRSDYSNYYVVMHSSEHLPLFYKMTSIWSGSSGSLLFWNLILNVFTFIVLWQTRKSIEDRIPMMNLILAVLSGFFSFLAVFYGDAQPFREFVPEAAAGRGLNPLLQHWAMIIHPPILYIGYVSISIPFAIAMSALVSGQLSEDWMKFIRKWTLFSWFFLGTGILLGSKWAYEELGWGGYWAWDPVENASLMPWLLTSAFVHSVVIQERRGMLKFWNMLLVILAFHFSLLGTWITRSGVLEGPHSFSKSTIGTPFIVYIIASFLFFTGFVIYRRKNLTPERNLEAITSKEGSFLLNNFLLVLSTAAILLGVFSPLLYGKEFKAPWFNSWGVPAGIFLLLLMGSAPLLAWRKGAGAVFFSTLLKPFLFGILGGGLYILFYSQNFTKPDSKYGDVLAEVYSVLTVGIGVFTIAGIIQEYYRGIKARRDEHKDESLLRAGLNLLLKNKRRYGGYLVHFSLVLIFIGYAGNAFKINTSVRFFYELQPPTSEEIIYQSIDKAMIGGYQIEANTLKIKPVLISGLGGEPNIQNVIVSQEASYGIYRGLEKIATLDTERRFYPQISHLTGDFETHIPTSEPAIHSMAKEDFYIQLGAIETSDLKSENPDLPLMFMQYYFTPGSETDKLKLFLNFPRQIVANLEVWINPLVKLIWIGSLLYFMSGIFLLLPIGERKKQTKGNPI